In the Sphingomonas sp. LM7 genome, one interval contains:
- a CDS encoding PQQ-dependent sugar dehydrogenase, translated as MRKFRVIFPAAALLAACNPQSGAVAQDNGSTPAAAGLPFRVTPVADFDAPWAMTFLPDGSMLVTEKAGTLLHVSADGKTRTPVSGTLPVSSAGQGGLMDVVLHPKFAQNRLVYFSFSEANAAGLKGVALARGKLAADASALQNVEVIFRASPYVEGNGHFSGRIAFAADGKLFFTNGERQKFDPAQDPKATLGKVLRLNDDGTPAAGNPLAAKGFHPAVWSYGHRNLLGIAFDAKGNLWEQEMGPKGGDEVNLVLPGKNYGYPKVSNGSHYDGRDIPDHAPGDGFEAPKVWWNPVISPGGLIVYSGKLFPQWTGDLFIGGLSSQALVRVDVNGTDAKKGDQWPMGARIRDVEQGPDGAIWLLEDGDDGSQGRLLRLTPAG; from the coding sequence ATGCGCAAGTTTCGGGTGATTTTTCCGGCAGCGGCGCTGCTGGCAGCGTGCAATCCGCAGTCCGGCGCGGTGGCGCAGGACAATGGCAGCACGCCCGCTGCTGCCGGACTGCCGTTCCGCGTCACGCCAGTCGCCGATTTCGATGCGCCCTGGGCAATGACCTTCCTGCCCGATGGATCGATGCTGGTGACCGAAAAGGCGGGAACGCTGCTCCATGTCTCCGCCGACGGGAAAACCAGGACGCCGGTGAGCGGCACGCTGCCGGTATCGAGCGCAGGACAGGGCGGGCTGATGGACGTCGTCCTCCACCCGAAATTCGCCCAGAATCGCCTGGTCTATTTCAGTTTCTCGGAAGCCAATGCCGCGGGACTGAAGGGTGTGGCGCTTGCACGCGGAAAGCTCGCTGCGGATGCCAGCGCACTCCAGAATGTCGAAGTGATCTTCCGCGCTTCGCCCTATGTCGAGGGCAACGGCCATTTCTCGGGCCGAATCGCCTTCGCCGCCGACGGGAAATTGTTTTTCACCAATGGCGAGCGGCAGAAATTCGATCCGGCGCAGGATCCCAAGGCGACGCTGGGCAAGGTGCTGCGCCTGAACGACGACGGCACCCCGGCGGCGGGGAATCCGCTCGCTGCGAAGGGCTTCCATCCGGCGGTGTGGTCGTACGGCCACCGCAACCTGCTGGGTATCGCGTTCGACGCGAAGGGCAATCTCTGGGAGCAGGAAATGGGCCCCAAGGGCGGCGACGAAGTAAACCTCGTCCTGCCGGGCAAGAATTACGGCTATCCCAAGGTTTCGAACGGCAGCCATTATGACGGGCGCGACATCCCCGATCATGCCCCCGGCGACGGTTTCGAGGCGCCCAAGGTCTGGTGGAACCCGGTGATCAGCCCGGGCGGACTGATCGTCTATTCGGGCAAGCTGTTCCCGCAATGGACAGGGGATTTGTTCATCGGCGGGCTTTCGAGCCAGGCATTGGTGCGCGTCGACGTGAACGGCACCGATGCCAAGAAGGGCGACCAATGGCCGATGGGCGCGCGCATCCGCGACGTCGAGCAGGGGCCCGACGGCGCAATCTGGCTGCTCGAAGACGGGGACGATGGCTCCCAAGGGCGTTTGCTGCGTTTGACTCCCGCCGGCTGA
- a CDS encoding S9 family peptidase, with protein sequence MTWRYLRGALLAFAVVQAIPAAAAAESAPIEAAAYFAQPAIEDAMLSPDGRRVAARALIDGRPRLAVFDVSGDAPVLRPVGLPDAERLEWHRWLTPRRLLVSLLREGDSPSARFATIDIDTGVFMQLGARRPAEASDEVLHIAADGSFLLLKSDVAGRPTPGVYRLDLTNGALQLAVAPQDHVWDWYADSAGVIRAGLAMEGKRSWLLYRKGEHDSFSRSARGAGDIDAGTERFVPVRGADRGYALAQTPAGRVGLYAYDFARGRRGALLYQDPQVDLDGFQADSDGRLLGVEYSADRPAIRWLDPAMARRQAQIDVALPGRANRLLSSSSDRARSLVFSESSTDPGAYYLYDAGRVTLVGAVSPALAGARGPEMQAVRYRARDGLEISGYLTLPAGRAAKGLPLIVMPHGGPFARDSWGYDPWVQYLADRGYAVLQPNYRGSTGFGRDFVAKGDGEWGRGMQDDVDDGVDWLAAQGVADPGRVCIMGASYGGYAAMWAATHPSPRYRCAISFAGISDVAAQLAYDRKTFDERDYRAWKHRIQGRAPSLDALSPIARVDALTIPILIAHGMSDETVPADQSLRLHEALRRRGRVHDYVAYRGQGHSLEGQRDNADFLARVGKFLAVHNPG encoded by the coding sequence ATGACGTGGCGGTATTTGCGCGGCGCCTTGCTGGCGTTCGCGGTCGTTCAGGCAATTCCGGCGGCGGCGGCGGCCGAGTCCGCGCCGATCGAGGCTGCGGCCTATTTCGCCCAGCCGGCGATCGAGGACGCCATGCTGTCGCCCGACGGGCGCCGGGTCGCGGCGCGCGCGCTGATCGATGGCCGGCCGCGGCTCGCGGTGTTCGACGTTTCCGGCGACGCTCCTGTGCTCCGTCCGGTCGGCCTGCCGGACGCAGAGCGCCTCGAATGGCATCGCTGGCTGACTCCGCGCCGACTGCTGGTCAGCCTGTTGCGCGAAGGCGATTCGCCCAGCGCGCGATTCGCCACCATCGATATCGACACGGGCGTCTTCATGCAGCTTGGCGCGCGGCGTCCGGCAGAAGCGAGCGACGAAGTGCTCCACATCGCCGCCGACGGCAGCTTCCTTCTGCTCAAGTCGGACGTCGCCGGCAGGCCCACGCCCGGCGTATACCGTCTCGACCTGACCAATGGCGCGCTTCAGCTCGCCGTCGCGCCGCAGGATCATGTCTGGGACTGGTATGCCGATTCGGCGGGTGTGATTCGCGCCGGGCTGGCGATGGAGGGAAAGCGGTCGTGGCTGCTCTATCGCAAGGGCGAGCATGACAGCTTCAGTCGATCGGCGCGCGGCGCCGGCGATATCGATGCGGGCACCGAACGCTTTGTCCCCGTCCGCGGCGCCGATCGCGGCTATGCGCTCGCCCAGACCCCTGCCGGGCGCGTCGGGCTCTATGCCTATGATTTCGCGCGCGGGCGGCGTGGCGCGTTGCTTTATCAGGACCCGCAGGTCGATCTCGACGGCTTCCAGGCCGATTCGGACGGGCGGCTGCTCGGCGTCGAATATTCCGCCGATCGCCCCGCGATACGCTGGCTCGATCCGGCAATGGCTCGCCGCCAGGCGCAGATCGACGTGGCGCTGCCCGGCCGTGCCAATCGCCTGCTGTCGTCGAGCAGCGATCGCGCACGCTCGCTGGTGTTCAGCGAATCATCGACCGACCCCGGCGCCTATTATCTCTACGACGCTGGGCGCGTGACCCTGGTCGGCGCAGTTAGCCCTGCGCTGGCCGGCGCGCGCGGCCCCGAGATGCAGGCGGTGCGCTATCGTGCCCGCGACGGACTCGAAATCTCCGGCTATCTGACTTTGCCTGCCGGGCGCGCGGCGAAGGGCCTGCCGCTGATCGTCATGCCGCATGGCGGCCCGTTTGCGCGCGACAGCTGGGGCTATGACCCCTGGGTCCAGTATCTCGCCGATCGCGGCTATGCCGTGCTCCAGCCCAATTATCGCGGCTCGACCGGCTTTGGCCGCGATTTCGTCGCCAAGGGGGATGGCGAATGGGGCAGGGGCATGCAGGATGATGTCGACGACGGCGTCGATTGGCTCGCGGCGCAAGGCGTCGCCGATCCCGGCCGGGTGTGCATCATGGGCGCATCCTATGGCGGCTATGCGGCGATGTGGGCCGCGACTCACCCGTCGCCGCGCTATCGTTGCGCGATCAGCTTTGCCGGCATCTCCGATGTCGCCGCCCAGCTCGCCTATGACCGCAAGACCTTTGACGAGCGCGACTATCGTGCATGGAAGCATCGCATCCAGGGCCGCGCGCCTTCGCTCGACGCACTTTCGCCGATTGCGCGAGTCGATGCGCTGACTATTCCCATCCTGATCGCGCATGGCATGTCGGACGAGACCGTGCCGGCGGACCAGTCGCTGCGGCTCCACGAGGCACTGCGCCGGCGCGGCCGCGTGCATGACTATGTCGCGTACCGGGGCCAGGGGCATAGTTTGGAAGGTCAGCGCGACAACGCCGACTTCCTCGCTCGGGTCGGCAAGTTCCTCGCCGTGCACAATCCCGGCTAG
- the rimP gene encoding ribosome maturation protein RimP, whose protein sequence is MADIAALTSLIEPEAKALGLALVRVKMFGGQSDPTLQVMAERPDTRQLSIDDCADLSRRISDRLDELEAAGRDPIEYAYRLEVSSPGIDRPLTRFQDFEDWKGHEARLNLVGPTEDGRKQFTGILLGAEGEQVSIDVHKYKQVTVPFAQIADAKLLMTDALIAATAPLSTEGAEDIIEVEG, encoded by the coding sequence ATGGCGGACATCGCCGCATTGACCAGTCTGATCGAACCCGAAGCCAAGGCGCTCGGGCTCGCATTGGTGCGCGTCAAGATGTTCGGCGGCCAGTCGGATCCGACGCTGCAGGTGATGGCCGAGCGTCCCGACACGCGCCAGCTGAGCATCGACGACTGCGCCGACTTGTCGCGCCGCATCTCGGACCGGCTCGACGAACTCGAAGCCGCGGGCCGCGATCCGATCGAATATGCCTACCGGCTCGAAGTCAGCTCGCCCGGCATCGATCGCCCGCTCACGCGTTTCCAGGATTTCGAGGATTGGAAGGGTCATGAGGCCCGGCTCAATCTCGTCGGTCCGACCGAGGATGGCCGCAAGCAGTTCACCGGCATCCTGCTCGGCGCGGAAGGCGAGCAGGTCAGCATCGATGTTCACAAATATAAGCAGGTCACGGTGCCGTTCGCGCAGATCGCGGACGCCAAGCTGCTGATGACCGACGCACTGATTGCCGCCACCGCGCCGCTCTCGACCGAGGGCGCCGAAGATATCATCGAAGTAGAAGGGTAA
- the nusA gene encoding transcription termination factor NusA → MATAVTANRAELIAIADSVAKEKLIDRAIVIEAMEDAIQRAAKNRYGSENDIRAKLDPTTGDLRLWRVVEVVEAVDDYFKQVDLKGAQKLQKDASIGDFIVDPLPPIEFGRIQAQASKQIIFQKVRDAERERQHEEFKDRMGEIITGVVKRVEFGHVVVDLGRAEGVIRRDAQIPREVVRVGDRVRSIILNVRRENRGPQIFLSRAHPDFMKKLFAQEVPEIYDGIIEIKAAARDPGSRAKIGVISHDSSIDPVGACVGMKGSRVQAVVQEMQGEKIDIIPWSPDTATFVVNALQPANVSRVVIDEEDDRIEVVVPDDQLSLAIGRRGQNVRLASQLTGKAIDILTEQDASEKRQKEFVQNSELFQNELDVDETLAQLLVAEGFGSLEEVAYVELVEIAGIEGFDEELGQELQSRAQEALDRREEANRQLRRELGVEDDLATMPYMTEAMLVTLGKANIKTLDDLADLATDELVQKKRQEPRRRAENAKTSERAEDKGGILAEYGLSDDQGNEIIMAARAHWFTDEEPASGTEDAVAESEQ, encoded by the coding sequence ATGGCCACTGCCGTTACTGCCAATCGCGCAGAGCTGATCGCGATCGCCGATTCGGTCGCCAAGGAAAAGCTGATCGACCGCGCCATCGTCATCGAGGCGATGGAGGACGCGATCCAGCGCGCCGCCAAGAACCGCTATGGCAGCGAGAACGACATCCGCGCCAAGCTTGATCCCACCACCGGCGATCTTCGCCTGTGGCGCGTCGTCGAAGTGGTCGAGGCGGTCGATGATTATTTCAAGCAGGTCGATCTGAAGGGTGCGCAGAAGCTCCAGAAGGACGCGAGCATCGGCGACTTCATCGTCGATCCGCTGCCTCCGATCGAGTTCGGCCGCATCCAGGCGCAAGCCAGCAAGCAAATCATCTTCCAGAAAGTCCGCGACGCCGAACGGGAACGCCAGCACGAGGAATTCAAGGACCGCATGGGTGAGATCATCACCGGCGTGGTCAAGCGCGTCGAGTTCGGCCATGTCGTCGTCGATCTCGGCCGCGCCGAGGGCGTGATCCGCCGCGACGCTCAGATCCCGCGCGAAGTCGTCCGCGTCGGCGACCGCGTCCGGTCGATCATCCTCAACGTCCGCCGCGAAAACCGCGGGCCGCAGATCTTCCTGAGCCGCGCGCATCCCGACTTCATGAAGAAGCTGTTCGCGCAGGAAGTCCCCGAAATCTACGACGGCATCATCGAGATCAAGGCCGCTGCCCGCGACCCGGGTTCGCGCGCCAAGATCGGCGTCATCTCGCATGACTCCAGCATTGACCCGGTCGGCGCCTGCGTCGGCATGAAGGGAAGCCGCGTCCAGGCAGTCGTGCAGGAAATGCAGGGCGAGAAGATCGACATCATTCCCTGGTCGCCCGACACCGCGACCTTCGTGGTCAATGCGCTCCAGCCGGCCAATGTCAGCCGCGTGGTGATCGACGAAGAGGATGACCGCATCGAAGTCGTCGTTCCCGACGACCAGCTCAGCCTCGCGATCGGCCGCCGCGGCCAGAACGTCCGCCTGGCGTCGCAGCTGACCGGCAAGGCAATCGACATCCTCACCGAGCAGGATGCCAGCGAGAAGCGCCAGAAGGAGTTCGTCCAGAATTCCGAGCTGTTCCAGAACGAGCTCGACGTCGACGAGACGCTGGCCCAGCTGCTCGTCGCCGAGGGCTTCGGGTCGCTCGAGGAGGTCGCCTATGTCGAGCTCGTCGAGATCGCCGGGATCGAAGGTTTCGACGAGGAGCTTGGCCAGGAGCTGCAAAGCCGCGCGCAGGAAGCGCTCGACCGCCGCGAGGAAGCCAACCGCCAGCTGCGCCGCGAACTCGGCGTCGAGGACGATCTGGCGACGATGCCGTACATGACCGAAGCGATGCTGGTCACGCTCGGTAAGGCGAACATCAAGACGCTCGACGACCTCGCCGATCTGGCGACCGACGAGCTGGTCCAGAAGAAGCGCCAGGAGCCGCGCCGCCGCGCCGAAAACGCCAAGACGTCCGAGCGCGCCGAGGACAAGGGCGGGATTCTCGCCGAGTACGGCCTCAGCGACGATCAGGGCAACGAGATCATCATGGCTGCCCGCGCGCACTGGTTCACCGACGAAGAGCCGGCATCCGGCACGGAGGACGCTGTTGCGGAATCCGAGCAATGA